A region of the Carya illinoinensis cultivar Pawnee chromosome 16, C.illinoinensisPawnee_v1, whole genome shotgun sequence genome:
ATGTTTCAAGATCCAGCACTCACTTGAACTGCTGTCTTGGTTTGCCATTTTTTTCTAATCCCAAGTACACACTGCCTTTCTGGCTGTTCAGTTGGGACTAAAAGAAGGTCATTGTCCCTTTGGAAAACTAGTATccctaaaaggaaaaaaagttctCTAGGTGTGCTATTTTCCATATACGGATATCATTTTCAAGTGGTAATTTTCCACCACTGTTACTCTTTAGTGGTGGTGGGGTATCCCATTCAGATGGATGGTTGGTTAATGGCTACTGAAGCTGACCCGTCACTTACTGTTAGTGGTTCTAACCCACATCTTGGGTACTCCTACAAGGGTTGTCATAGCTTTTCTTATGTTTTCTATATAGCTAGTCTCATCAGATCAATTGTGCATTCTATGGTCTTGATTGTCTACGCCGCTTCCCTTTATTTGTCAGTGTTGAAATAAGCTGTGCACCTTCAATGGTGCTCATGAAGGTGCCGTATCTGTATATTTATGTACGTTGGCCATCTGGCGGGACCTTTATATTGAGAAAATTGAACTGCAGTTGGATTTGCAGTCGGATTCATTAATCACCATTCCCTGCCAATTGGTACTAAGAATCAgcatcatatgttttaaacCACGACATGGTTGAATCCCCACCAACAGAGGCTAGGCCAATGAAAAAATGCTACTGTACTTGGCGTTGCAGTCTTGAAGTCACATCCCTTTTTTACATGATTCATTTGATGCTGCATGGATATTCTGCCTTTTGAGTTCACCTCACTTAAGAtataaagtaaataataaaatctctcTCTTCCCATCCACTTAAATGTTTGGTATAAGTGGTGATATTCTGCTGGCTCAATTGCTGTGGTTGTTGTTGATCTTCATTCTGATAAGCTCTTCAAGACCAGCTACTAAGATGAAGTTCAATGCCATCACAATTGATGAATAACATGAATCGGTCATTAGGATCGATTTCAATAATTGTAATGCTACTAGTTGttcaacattttttattattattattgttaatttaCTATTAAACAGTAGTTCAACACTGAATTTAGAGACCTTATATGACTGAAACAGTGTGCAGATTAAATTACTTTCGATAGCTAGTTGGATTCATCAATCACCGCACGCCACCAGTTAGTAGCTGAAATCAAGCATCAAattcctttgtaatcttgtgcaaaccatatgCTACTTTTCATCGAGAATTTGTTATACTACATCGTTTGATGTCGGACAGTTTAAATGGTCTTACATCAACTTGGTGTAATTGGGAATGAAAATATTCAGGATGAAGAACAACATTTTcccttatatataaaaaaaaaataaaaaataaaaaaataaaaaaaaataaaaaaaagaaagagagagagagagagaggttaaaaATGGTTGTTGAGATACTAGTCTGAAGAAATTATTAGCTTTGTTTTACTTCTTCATCGTGGATATATATTGAGAAAACTGGGGTAAAATTCCAAATACATAAATACAGGGTCCcgcctttcttttcttcaaaacagttcaaaaaaaaaacagaagtcTACTGAGGAACAACCATGATAGTTAACAACACTCATTTCAGCTTGTTAAGATCATGAACAGGATCTGAAATCCCAAAGATCAATTCTTTTCATGCTTTAGATCAATTGCTCAGAAATGGTGACAGCATTAAATTTCAACCTTAGTAGGTGGTCGAGAAGGGCTTGTAAGACTTGAGATCAAGAACAACCCCTGCAATTGAGCCAGCTGCAGCAGCTATGCTGATGATGAGGCATGCGACACTCAGGATTTGAAGGCAAAGCCATTTTGAGCTCCACTTTGGTATCCTCTTTTGGACTATATACATCTCCACGGGGAAGTAAACTGTGAGAGGCCAAAATCCTAAAGCCCCAAGAAGTCCAACCACATCATTAAAGAATGGTAGGAGCATTGATATCACAGTGGTTATGATAACAAAAATTGTCCTCCAAACCAACCGGAAGAGGTTGAGTCTGAAGGAATGAAAACCGGGGATCGGGATTCTGATTTCTTTGGTGATGAATTTACTGTCCGGGAATCTCTCGTGTGCGTTTTTCTCAATGAAGGCAAAAAGGGGCTGGCAATAAACTTGGTATGCACCAACAAGGTGGATTACTATGGCAGCATTTGCTATGTCCAGCAGCCAATATGGGTTATAGAAGCCGAAACCAGTGAGGAGGTTTCCAGGGGAGAGATCCCCAAAAGCAGCATAACCCATGCAGCCACATAGCATGTAGAAAAGGGTTGTGACAGCTACGCTAACTAGGGTGGCCTTATTCATTGTCTTGGCCTCTGATGGTGGAGATTTCACTGTGTCCTGTTTTAAACAAGTATAAGTTAGTTCAAAATACAACTCTCGTTTACAAGGAGAAAAGACCGTTGTTGCTCATAAATCTCGAACAGAAACATACCTGGATTTCGATGAGGATCATGGAGTAGGAGTATGCAAAAGCCATGTCTCCGAGTGCTTGGAAGCTCCTCCATATCTTTTCTGTTTGAGTCACATAGCCAATGCTTATTCCAGTCAGGCTTCCCCTGAACTTTCCATTTTCTGGTGTTTGAGcaatcaaaaaacaaaacaccaaGTTAGTGAGTAAGTTAGGATTcaggaaaattaaaaaacttaagGCATAAAGCAGCAACATGGACCTGCTACTTTTGCGATGCCGAGGCCAAGACCAATTGTTGAATAAGTGAAGGACATCACAGCTGCGGCGATGGAGAGCCACCACAACTGATCAAAGTCGGGAATTTGAGAGAAAACTATTTCAAGGACGCCAAATGCAATCATATATGGGTTGCTGTTTATTTGGCATGGATTCTTGCCTTGACTGCTGTGGAAACAGTTAGACCTTTTGATTGCCCTGTTCGATCAAGAGTTAAAAGATCCATTAGTCTCCCAGAGACACACTCCCAAAATCTTAgctatattcatatatatatatatatatatatatgatttcaaACTTACATCATGCTTATGGATGACGCTATTGTGTAGCCAATGGCAACTCCAAAAAGGTTCAAGTACTGGACTAGTCCACATACCTTAACCTTCGCTccacctaaaaaataaaaacccccAAAAAGATTGAGCTTTAAAACGTCAGCAAAAGCACCCACataccatattaatttatttggagAAACTAAAACATAGCAAAATTTACCCAGGTTTGATCGCACAGCATCCATGTAGGTATAGTTTCTCTTGCCAGTGGCAGGGTCACCGGAACGATAACA
Encoded here:
- the LOC122298403 gene encoding amino acid permease 3-like codes for the protein MAGNTATKNRLPHNQAFNVSVDVNQQDGSECFDDDGRLKRTGTLWTASAHIITAVIGSGVLALAWAIAQLGWVAGPVIMLLFSFVTYYTSTLLSACYRSGDPATGKRNYTYMDAVRSNLGGAKVKVCGLVQYLNLFGVAIGYTIASSISMMAIKRSNCFHSSQGKNPCQINSNPYMIAFGVLEIVFSQIPDFDQLWWLSIAAAVMSFTYSTIGLGLGIAKVAENGKFRGSLTGISIGYVTQTEKIWRSFQALGDMAFAYSYSMILIEIQDTVKSPPSEAKTMNKATLVSVAVTTLFYMLCGCMGYAAFGDLSPGNLLTGFGFYNPYWLLDIANAAIVIHLVGAYQVYCQPLFAFIEKNAHERFPDSKFITKEIRIPIPGFHSFRLNLFRLVWRTIFVIITTVISMLLPFFNDVVGLLGALGFWPLTVYFPVEMYIVQKRIPKWSSKWLCLQILSVACLIISIAAAAGSIAGVVLDLKSYKPFSTTY